A single genomic interval of Helianthus annuus cultivar XRQ/B chromosome 13, HanXRQr2.0-SUNRISE, whole genome shotgun sequence harbors:
- the LOC110901257 gene encoding probable polygalacturonase At3g15720 gives MTFQHSGMIRTQIQIKEETECECLFIECSDVDQERTLLGAITAPKTLDGWTDCIQRRFWIYFVSVKGLTIEGPGQIDGQGLAWWGIKEKTETCDRPTENALHFIGCPGLRLKDTTHINSPSLHISIKECQDADIGNLQIIAPENSPNTDGIDISASSHVNIHDSSIQTGDDCVAINGGVVDINVTNVFCGPGHGISIGSLGENGGHDTVEQVLVQNCNITGTKNGLRIKTVPNGTGYAKGIRFQDINLVNVKNPIIIDQHYCPHSENVVCPLQPSELEAVQVSDVTYTNIYGSSASKLGIIFNCSEIHKCTNIVTNNIHITGGEDLAYCKNTQGEFVDTTPNISCD, from the exons ATGACATTTCAACACTCCGGGATGATAAGAACGCAAATACAAATAAAAGAAGAAACAGAATGTGAGTGTTTGTTTATTGAATGCTCGGATGTGGACCAAGAACGCACT CTTTTGGGCGCTATCACGGCCCCAAAAACACTCGATGGATGGACAGATTGTATACAGAGACGGTTTTGGATATATTTCGTATCTGTTAAAGGACTCACCATTGAAGGACCTGGCCAAATTGATGGGCAGGGCTTGGCCTGGTGGGGAATAAAG GAGAAAACTGAAACTTGTGATCGTCCAACA GAGAAT GCTTTACATTTTATCGGGTGCCCGGGTCTTCGTCTGAAAGACACAACACATATTAACAGCCCATCTCTTCATATTAGTATTAAGGAATGCCAAGATGCTGATATCGGAAATCTTCAAATCATAGCACCCGAAAACAGCCCCAATACTGATGGGATTGACATCAGTGCTTCCTCACATGTTAATATCCATGACTCTAGTATTCAAACTG GTGACGATTGTGTGGCTATCAATGGTGGCGTTGTTGATATTAATGTGACAAATGTGTTCTGTGGACCTGGTCATGGCATAAG CATCGGAAGCCTTGGGGAAAATGGGGGTCATGACACCGTTGAACAAGTACTAGTACAAAACTGTAACATCACAGGAACGAAAAATGGATTACGAATCAAGACAGTACCG AATGGGACCGGGTATGCTAAGGGGATCCGATTTCAGGACATTAATCTTGTTAATGTCAAAAATCCAATCATAATTGATCAACATTACTGCCCCCATTCTGAAAATGTTGTTTGCCCACTACAG CCATCGGAATTAGAAGCAGTACAAGTGAGCGACGTGACATATACGAATATATACGGATCTTCAGCATCAAAGCTTGGGATTATTTTCAATTGCAGTGAGATACACAAATGCACTAATATCGTGACAAACAACATACATATTACTGGAGGTGAAGATCTTGCTTACTGCAAAAACACTCAAGGAGAATTTGTTGATACCACTCCAAATATCAGCTGTGATTAG
- the LOC118485804 gene encoding uncharacterized protein LOC118485804, giving the protein MHVGSHASIDWDAMDEIAETPRVRRFIPVDSPWHRLFDLAHTPTYRELLVEFLSSFTFHPPGEPVQLPYPGAPHPPEVSFRLAGVMHSMTLAEFAVHCGLYMQEEIETEIYTAGLVVVEKPTLVGFWQVIAGADHWEHEKSKGRVSFVRDPLYRYLHHLLATSISARGYSREWCTTTDLFFLYCLLYRRPCALAHGLAQYYASAHHRQERGFLYGGAYVTVIARSLGLVPHQDPHLRTPAIMPTRMGMPSLWGMRVIRRFHVGPRFKNREGSVWIEEALPEHFEPVHPPADPADVVPVEDPPEDLDGAALPQPPPPAGAPQFPRHVIRGHAPGAALHPDVRAELDRLNDLI; this is encoded by the exons ATGCACGTTGGATCGCATGCATCGATCGACTGGGATGCGATGGATGAGATTGCTGAGACGCCGAGAGTGCGTCGGTTTATACCTGTCGATTCGCCGTGGCATCGTCTTTTTGATTTGGCGCACACGCCGACCTACAGGGAGCTGCTGGTCGAGTTCCTTTCGTCATTCACATTTCACCCTCCTGGGGAGCCAGTGCAGCTTCCGTACCCAGGTGCTCCCCATCCGCCTGAGGTTTCTTTCAGGCTTGCTGGCGTTATGCATTCGATGACGCTAGCAGAGTTTGCGGTGCATTGTGGTTTATACATGCAGGAGGAGATCGAGACTGAGATTTACACAGCGGGGCTAGTGGTGGTTGAAAAACCCACTCTTGTAGGGTTTTGGCAGGTGATTGCGGGGGCAGATCATTGGGAGCACGAGAAGTCGAAGGGGAGGGTGTCGTTTGTTCGGGACCCACTATACAG GTATCTGCACCATTTGCTTGCTACTTCTATTTCGGCGCGCGGCTACAGCCGTGAGTGGTGTACGACCACAGATCTTTTtttcctttattgtttgttgtataGGAGGCCGTGCGCGCTAGCACACGGTCTAGCCCAGTACTACGCCTCCGCCCATCACCGGCAGGAGCGCGGATTTTTGTATGGCGGGGCGTACGTGACCGTCATTGCCCGTTCATTGGGCCTCGTACCACACCAGGACCCACATCTACGGACGCCGGCAATCATGCCGACGCGGATGGGTATGCCGTCGCTGTGGGGGATGAGGGTTATCAGGAGGTTCCACGTTGGCCCGCGGTTTAAAAACCGCGAAGGGAGCGTATGGATAGAGGAGGCCCTACCAGAGCATTTCGAGCCCGTTCATCCTCCTGCAGATCCTGCTGATGTAGTGCCCGTGGAGGACCCTCCGGAGGATCTAGACGGTGCAGCGCTGCCACAGCCACCGCCACCTGCCGGGGCACCTCAGTTTCCACGTCACGTTATTCGAGGTCATGCCCCAGGAGCTGCGCTACATCCGGATGTACGAGCCGAGCTTGACAGGCTCAACGATTTG ATTTAA